Proteins encoded in a region of the Zea mays cultivar B73 chromosome 4, Zm-B73-REFERENCE-NAM-5.0, whole genome shotgun sequence genome:
- the LOC100191795 gene encoding Mitogen-activated protein kinase kinase kinase 3: MGLPLPLPRPASLPTPLPSASASASASASASSGGDSSLGSSTSDDQLDLGVYRLSETSSTLLGRTVAIESRKQSQVPAEGTIFTNNQAVEHTRLSETSVSPRKEFRPQNLDLANDRTTYCRGRRSTEIVFSTQVPTSPPSSRGHHYQNSPVPSRTFGQCPASPTSWQDDSRSSSSPQPLPLPPGSPCLPSSSLQWKKGKLLGSGTFGQVYMGFNSEGGQMCAIKEVKVISDDSNSKESLRQLNQEIVLLSQLSHPNIVQYYGSDLCNETLSVYLEYVSGGSIHKLLQEYGPFGEAVLRNYTAQILSGLAYLHGRNTVHRDIKGANILVDPNGDIKLADFGMAKHISAYTSIKSFKGSPYWMAPEVIMNSNGYSLSVDIWSLGCTILEMATAKPPWSQYEGVAAIFKIGNSKDIPDIPNNLSSEAKSFLKLCLQRDPAARPTAAQLMDHPFVKDQATVRSSRSSITRDMFPNSTDGKNSRVKIETSSYRSLSPLRDPDILGRNLPGPTSPIPSTSSRRIAALNTSNVRMNMSLPVSPCSSPLRQYRQSNRSCLRSPPHPAYSAGAANYNPINNALYPTRPSSGLTDPWLEISQVKTQTFDSPRRL, encoded by the exons ATGGGGCTCCCGCTCCCGCTCCCGCGCCCGGCGTCCTTGCCGACGCCGCTGCCGTCCGCGTCCGCGTCGGCCTCCGCCTCGGCGTCGGCGTCCAGCGGCGGCGACTCCTCGCTGGGGTCCTCCACGTCCGACGACCAGCTGGATCTCGGGGTTTACAG GTTGTCAGAAACAAGCAGCACTCTTCTGGGCAGAACAGTAGCAATTGAATCCCGGAAACAAAGTCAGGTGCCAGCAGAGGGGACCATTTTCACCAATAATCAGGCTGTGGAGCATACCCGGTTGTCTGAAACATCAGTTTCCCCAAGGAAAGAATTTCGCCCTCAAAATTTGGATCTTGCAAATGATCGAACTACATACTGCCGTGGTCGGAGATCAACCGAAATCGTGTTCAGTACACAAGTGCCCACTTCTCCTCCTAGTTCAAGAGGACATCACTATCAAAATTCGCCTGTGCCATCAAGAACATTTGGGCAATGCCCTGCATCTCCTACTTCATGGCAGGATGATTCGCGAAGCTCAAGCTCACCCcaaccacttcctcttcctccaGGTTCCCCATGCTTGCCTTCCTCTTCTCTACAGTGGAAGAAGGGGAAGTTGCTAGGTAGTGGGACGTTTGGGCAAGTATACATGGGATTCAACAG TGAAGGTGGTCAAATGTGTGCAATTAAAGAGGTTAAGGTCATTTCAGATGATTCTAACTCAAAGGAGTCCCTCAGGCAGCTAAATCAG GAAATCGTGCTGCTGAGTCAGCTGTCACATCCAAACATTGTTCAGTACTATGGCAGTGATTTG TGCAATGAGACACTCTCGGTCTATCTCGAGTATGTTTCTGGGGGCTCTATCCATAAGTTGCTTCAAGAATATGGTCCGTTTGGGGAGGCAGTGCTTCGGAATTACACAGCACAAATCCTTTCTGGCCTTGCATACTTGCATGGGCGGAATACAGTGCATAG GGATATCAAAGGGGCAAACATACTTGTAGATCCTAATGGTGACATCAAGCTTGCTGATTTTGGTATGGCGAAACAT ATATCAGCATATACATCTATCAAATCCTTCAAAGGGAGCCCTTACTGGATGGCACCAGAG GTTATTATGAATAGCAATGGTTACAGCCTTTCAGTAGACATTTGGAGCCTTGGCTGCACCATTCTTGAGATGGCAACAGCAAAGCCTCCTTGGAGTCAGTATGAAGGG GTGGCAGCAATATTCAAAATTGGCAACAGCAAAGACATACCAGATATCCCAAATAATCTTTCTTCTGAGGCAAAAAGTTTCCTGAAACTCTGCTTGCAGCGTGATCCTGCTGCCCGCCCTACAGCTGCTCAGCTGATGGATCACCCTTTTGTCAAGGACCAGGCTACAGTCAGGAGTTCCAGGTCCAGTATCACAAGGGATATGTTTCCTAATTCAACTGACGGAAAAAACAGCAGG GTGAAAATTGAAACTTCGTCATACAGAAGTTTATCTCCTTTAAGAGATCCTGATATCCTTGGAAGAAACTTGCCAGGACCAACATCCCCTATTCCTTCGACATCAAGTCGCAGGATCGCAGCATT GAACACATCCAATGTTCGGATGAACATGTCGCTGCCTGTCTCTCCCTGCTCTAGCCCGCTACGGCAGTACAGGCAGTCCAACCGAAGTTGCTTGCGCTCCCCTCCCCACCCAGCCTATTCAGCTGGAGCAGCCAACTACAATCCTATCAACAATGCACTCTACCCAACGCGACCAAGCAGCGGTCTCACAGATCCATGGCTCGAAATCTCTCAGGTGAAAACGCAAACTTTTgattctccaagaagattgtag